TGTTGGTTAATCCGACAATTCGAGACTCAAGGCTGATTAATCCAACGATTGTTAGAGATTCATGGCGTCGTTCACCTGTAAGGCAGCGCGTTATCTACAATTATCCTTGGTAATAGGGAATGAGGGAATGGGGAATGGGTAATGGGGAATGGGGAATGGGTAATGGGTAATGGGGAATGGGTAATGGGGAATGGGTAATAAAAATAATTAGCAATTAGCAATTACCAATTACCAATTCCCAATTCCCAATTCCCAATTACCTAAGAAGTAAATTGAGAACCGATCAACATTGTCCCGATACCGATGTCGGTGAAGATTTCTAGCAGCAGGGCGTGAGGAATGCGACCATCAATGATGTGTGCTGCACGTACTCCTTGAGCGAGCGATCGCACGCAACAATTTACTTTCGGAATCATCCCACCACTAACTACATTAGTGGCAATCAACTCGCGGGCTTCTTGAATATCCACTTTCGGAATCAAGCTTGACGGATCTTTGTAATCTTTTAAAATACCCCGCGTATCTGTGAGCAAAATTAACTTTTCTGCCCCAAGTGCTGCGGCTATTTCTCCAGCTACCGTATCGGCATTAATGTTGTAAGCTTGTCCTGTTTCGTCTGCGGCTACGCTGGAAACTACTGGAATATAGCCACTGCTAACGAGTGTCTCCAAAATCTTGATATTCACACCGCAAACTTCCCCTACAAAGCCAATGCCTTCTTGACCTTGAGGACGAGCTTTAATTAAGTTACCATCTTTACCGCACAATCCCACCGCCAATCCGCCAGCTTGGTTAATCAAAGCGACAATTTCTTTGTTAACTCGACCGACTAAAACCATTTCCACCACATCCATTGTGGGGGCATCGGTGACACGCAGACCATTTTTAAATTGCGCTTCGATTCCCAGTTTATCCAGCCAGCTGTTAATTTCTGGTCCCCCACCGTGGACTAAAATTGGTCGCAAGCCGACGCAAGATAAAAATACAACGTCGCGGATAACTTTATCTTTGAGGGTGCTATCTTTCATTGCCGCACCACCGTATTTAACAACAACGGTGCGTCCAGCAAATTGTTGAATGTAAGGTAATGCTTCGCTCAGTACTTGCACGCGAGTGGCTGCGGCTTGTCTGATGTACTCAATATCGTTGACTATCATGGGGAGCTGTTGACAGTTAAAACTGATCTAAACAGTTTAAAGGAGTTTGGTACTTTCAACAATCTCTAGACGAAAGCTCTTGACACTCTCTGGGCTAAAAGCCACGGAGATTCACCGGGTTAACGAGTCTACTTCAACTCGCGGTTCCTAAATTAAAGCTTGTCTTGCTTGACCAAGACAATTTGAGATTTGAGATTTTGGAGCCAAGGATTAAAATCAAAATCTGAATCTAAAATAAAGGTTTCAAGCCTACACCAGTTGACGGCAGGTGCTTCAAGTCGGCTCCTTTTAAAGGAGAGGTTAATCCAAGGCACTTACAAGTAATAAAATGTTCCACCCTCCGGGTTCATCAGTACGAATAGACGGAAACCGACCCCTGAGACTGATTCACCGTCAAAGCCAGATGCCCCTATCCGCAACCAACCATTTCAATACACGGTGGAACATTTTATTTTTTGGATCTCCCCAAAATCGTAAATCTATGGCTCCAAAATCGATTGACGTTAACGAAATGATTATTTCAGAACTGTGGGAATCGCCTCAAGTACTTTCCGAGCCACTTTCGTGGGTGTTTCTTCCTCGCTGACGCTGATTCGCAGATCGGCTTGATTATATAATGGCTGTCGTTGTTCAAAGAGCGATCGCAGTTTTTGCTTCAAGTCAACATCTTGCAGTAACGGTCTTGTGGTATCTTCTGCTAAACGGGTGTAAAGTAACTCTACTGGCACATCCAGCCAAACAATCAAGCCGTGGCGCAGATAACTCCAGTTTTTTTGTTGGAGAATAACTCCTCCACCAGTAGAGATAACTAATTTTGTAAAAGCGCAAATTTGTGCTAGTACATCGCTTTCGATTTGACGAAAACCCGCTTCCCCTTCCAAAGCAAACAACTGATTAATACTTCGTCCGGTTGATTGTTCAATTACGTTATCCGCATCGACAAACCCGTAACTCAATTGTTTCGCAAGTTCGCGCCCTACAGTAGTCTTACCGGCGCCCATCATGCCAATTAAGTACAGGTTAACTCCTTTTAATATACTCATTGTCAATTTCCTACTTTTTTAGGGCGGGGAAACCCCATAGAAACCCCACCCCTACTACTAACCCAACGGGAGAGCCAGTTGCTTCAAGTCGGCAGAGCCTTTCGGCAACAGCGAGTGGGGGTAACGAACATGACCGCGCTGCCTTTCCAACGCACTGGCTCACCACTAACCACTAACTTTATTTTACATCTCCGCGTTGAGGCGAATTTCTCGAATGTGGTTTTTTAATTGTGCTTCAAAAATTGTCTGACTCATCAATGAGTAACTTGATTTATCTTGATTTTTAAAATTTTCCTCAATTAATCGTTCAGCTATATATTCCATCAAAACTGGGGTTTGTGCAAAGCTGGATGCAGATCTTTCTATTAGCGATCGCCTTTGTAATAACTCTATAGCTTCTAATATTAATCGTTGCGAAACTCGTGGTATAATCTCTTTTTGCAATTTTCGCACTGAAACCAAATTGCGATTCAGTGCTAGCCAGTGCATAATCTGCTTTTCCAAATTAGATAAACGATAAAACTGTTCATCTAAAATTGCCCGAATGTCGCCAAAAACCACAGTACCTTGTTCTAAAAATTCATATATATTGCCAGCAAATAATTCTTGAATAGTTGTAGCAACTAATTTAATAAATAATGGATTACCTGCATACCACTCAATTAATATTCTGCATTCGGATTCGTCAGAATCTGTAAATCCTTTTTCTTTGAGAATTTCCCAACTGTCTGCATTACTTAATCCTGTCAATTTCCAAGAGCGAACAGGTAATTTTTTTCCTTGTAGCGCGGCAATTTCTTGAGGTTTTTCTCTACTGGTTAACACCAAGCAACTTTCATGTTGAGAGTCTCCTAATCTTCTGATTAACTCTCCATAATTTTCATAACCTTTAAGATACCGAATTTGCTTGGTAACATAACCAGAAGGATTTTTTACGTCTGGGTTGCTAGCTGGCACAGAGAGAGGATATTCGATTCTCAAGTCGGTATCGTTGCCATTGCTTAAAATTGAGTCTACACCATCTAATACAATCAGACAGCGTGAAGAGCGCAAACACTCAATTAGTTGGGAAATGTTGCTTTCGACACTTTCTTGCCGTTGTGTTTGCGCTTTTGGAGATAAAAGCGAAATTAGTTGATTTAAGATGACTTCTAAAGGTGGTGCGAGACTAAGCGATCGCCAAATTACAAATTCAAAATTTTCCTTAATTGCTTCTGCCAGCTTTACTGACAAAGCTGTTTTACCAATTCCACCCATACCTAAGAGTACCACTAATCGACAGCGCTCTTGCACAATCCATTCAGATAGGGATGCGAGTTCGCTAGTGCGTCCGTAAAATTTACTCACATCAATAGCTTCACCCCAATCTTGTCTTTGGGCTGTTTTCATCGTATCAAAATCAGCTTCCTTATTCTCGGTTGTGATTATTTGATTGCTAGTCACATCTATTTGAAACCAACCTTTTTTATAACCTGCTTTCTCTAGTAATTGAGTGACCCGACTCCAGTTTTTGACCTTAATGCTGCTTCCCTCTTGGTTACTCAGCATATCTTCTATATATTTATATAGCCCATTAGAAAGATAAACTCTCACAGTACTACTACTGCGACTTTTATAAACTGCATTAGCAATTTCTGCCGGACTAAAACCACAAAGTAAACCTCTCAAAAATTTCTTTTCAACAGGTGTTAGAGCTTTTCCTTTTGCCGATGCCAAATCAACGTATAACTTTTCTAGCTCCCAATTATTTTTAGCCTCTACAAAATCCTCTTCTATTTTATTTAAATTAGCAGCCATTACGGTTATTTATTTAAAGTAGCGATTTGGCAATATATTAACGATTTATATATAAAATCCGAATAAATAAACAATAAATTTATAACGAATTTAATAACATTCGTTAGGTGACTTGCCAGTTGTTGCTTCGGTATCTTTAGGCTTAACGTAAATTTAATAAAGCTTCTTTGAAACTTTATTGAATTTGTGTCGTCAATATAAACGATCAAGACACTTTCTCAACTGGGGCAGTTTTAAGTTTATACAATACTGTGTTTCTACCTCACAGTATTAACATTAAAAAAACTTAGTCATAGCAAGCCCCACTCCAAATCTGTACAAAATCATGGTGTAAATTATGACTTATTTTGTGACATTGTGCAAAAAAGCTTTGCCAACTTAACGGTTGAAGAACAAAAACTACTGCATATCTTATTTGAGTGCGCCCGAATAAATAAGTGTGGTCTATTGAGGTATCAACCATGACTCGAATTCGTGACGTTGTGCAAAAAGCGCTATCTACTGGCTATCTAACGGTTGAAGCCGAAAATCAACTACGACATTTACTGACAACTCGGTATGGCCCAGAAGACTTTAGAGCCTTTATGAGCTTGCAAGAAGCGGCGATGATGGGCAAAGTCAAGCAGGAGTCTCGCGAAGAAAGGTGTGGCATTTAGCACATAAATACCACATTTCTACTCAAGAGCGCGATCGCTCATCGTCATCAAGAGAATCCTCATCATCAAAAAATCCCCAATCATCATCATCATTCTTCTGATTGGTAGTCGTCGGTGGTTGATAAGGCGGTATGATTACTCGGTAATCAGCATCGTAAACTGATTCAGTTTTTCCTACTCCAGAATTTTTTGGTTGGCGGTAGCTGTAGGAATAAACTGAACCAGATTGAGAAGTAGTTTTGGGTTCTTGTTGACGTTCTACCTCGCGATCTCTATCCTGTATGTTTTCCTCTCTTTGAGTAGACGCAAAATTAGACTTCTCTTCAAAGTCCCAATCATCATCTGTACTCTTATTTGTGTCCCAATCATCCGCTACGTCGTCACTGCTTCTAGACTCTGTTGTACTAGCCGTTGGTGTAGGGTTGACAGGAGGGCGGGAAAACGTTTCTTCTCTAAGGGTTTGCTTATTCCGAGGTGAAGCGGCTGGTGATTTAAGTCTTGGGCGTTGTTGAGCTAAATAAGTGGACAAATTAAACAAGCTGCTGATAAATACAGATGTAATAGCACCAGCAGTTGTACTAAATAAAATCCACATCGCCAATGGCAAAGGTTGAGTCCGTATCCCCAAAAATACTAACGGTAGAACAGGCGACCAGTTTTGCGCTAACAATAGCGTTAGTCCTCCCAGTACCGCCACTAATAAAATTAAGCGAATGATATCCATATAAAAAGAGGGGTAAAGGTAATTTCAGGAGGAAAGAGGGGGAGAGGGGGAGACGGGTAATTGGGCATTGGGCATTGGGAATAGGTAATAGGTAATAGAAAGAAATTGTCCCCCACTCCCCCCATCTCCCCCTCTCCCCCTGCCCCATGCCCCTTCCCCTTTTATTTTCTCCCTTGCCAGCGTTGAAGTGGGATGCAGTCAATATCCAGTTGGTCTAAAGCACGAGCCACAACAAAATCAACTAAATCCTCGATTGTTTGCGGATTGTGATACCAAGCAGGAATCGCGGGGACAATTCTTGCCCCGACTTCTGCCAAACCAGTTAAATTACGCAGGTGAATCAGGCTAAAAGGAGTTTCACGGGGAACGATTATCAGCTTTCGACCTTCTTTAAGCTGGACATCCGCTGCCCGTTCTAATAAGTCGGAACTTAAACCGGCTGCTAGCTTGGCTACGGTACTCATACTGCATGGAATGACAATCATCCCCAAGGTACGAAAGGAACCACTGGCAATATTCGCTCCAACATCACCCCAAGGATGGCAATGTAGTTTACCTGCTGCTTCAACTTTGGCTTGCTGTCGCCAAAATTGCTCTTGTTGAACAGGTTCTACTGGCATCCGAATATTCTGCTCTGATTGCCAAACCATGTAACTTGACTTCGAGGCAACTAGTTCAATTTCATAGTCGGCTTCAAGCAGAAATTTAATCGCTCGAACGGCGTAAATTAAACCTGATGCACCTGATATGCCTAAGATAATTGGCTGTTGTTTGTTTGACACGTTTTTTTAGTACGGGTTAGGGAATTGGTAGTTAGTTGTTAGTTGTTAGTTGTTAGTTGTTACGGCTAACCACGCTCCTACGCTCCCACGCTCCCACGCTCCCACTCCCCTTATTCATCATCACCATATGGTTCTAGGTCTTGAGGCTCCATTTCGTTGGATAAGTATATATTTGATACTTCGCCATTGGAGCCGTTCATGCCCCTGCCTGAGGCGATGCCATCGCTGCCTACGGTGACTAAATCAATTTGCTGGCGGTAGTAATCGACGCTTTTAACTTGCACGGCTACACGATCGCCTAATCTGTAAGAAGCCCGATTTTTGCGACCAAATAGCGCTTGTTGTCGAGCGCGGTACTCATACCAATCATCTTTGAGCGAGCTAACGTGTACCAATCCTTCGACTCGTAAAGGCACTCTCACATTACCGCTTTCTTTGTCCTCAACTGCTGGTACTTCAATTTCTACAAAGAAACCGTAAGATTGAACACCTGTAATTACACCACTGAAAACCTCACCAATGCGCTGTTTCATCAAAGAAGCTCTTTGCAACCCGGCTAAATCGGCTTCGGCTTCTTGGACTTCTTTTTCTCTGTCGTTGATTTGGACGATTACCCTTGTCAGCTCGCTTTGCAGTTCTTGTTGCAATTCTGGGGGTAAAACGTTCCAGTTAATTTCACTGTGGCTTGCGGAGTGACACAAATTAACGCGCTCTTTCACGCGGGTGTTGCGGCGATCGCGTCCATGTTCCAGTAGTGAATAATACACTCTTTGCATGAGCAAATCTGGATAACGCCGCAACGGTGCAGTACAGTGTGTATACTCACTTAGCGCCAAACCAAAGTGAGAGCCAATAGTAGTGCTGTAAGAAGCTGGCTTGAGTGTATCTTGCAACAAGTAAGTCAGAACTTGTTCTGATGACGATTCGGCGAAAGCTCTGGTCAATTGTTGATAATCTAAAGGTTGAATATCTACTTCGGCTTCTAGTGACAGTTCCACGCCTAAATTAATCGCTAATTTTAGCATTTCCTGCACGTCTTCCGAATCGGGTGCGCCTTGTACTCGCCAAATGGCAGGAATGCCTAAAGCGTTTAAATGATTTGCCATCAGTTGATTAACAAGTAGCACGAATTCTGTTAAGAGCGATCGCACAGGTAAATCATTGACTGCGGCACATCCTAAAATCCCCTCATCGTTGTACGGATTTTGGTTCGGTGGCAGATTTAATTGCAAGCTCCCGCGATTCAGCCGCACTTGTTTGACTGCATTTTGCAGTGCTTGCAGTTCTTGCAACATCTGGACTACTTCTTCTGAGTCCTTATTTTTTCCCCTCGTAGATTTACTTATTTTACCAGTGAGAATTGATAAAGCTTGTTGTTCGCTGATGTGTTCGTCTACTTTGATGATACCCTTTTGAATTTCCCAGTCTAGGACTTCTTGTGATTGTGAATCGAAGGTAATTAAAAAAGAGATGCTTAAGCGATCGCTTCCCACAATCAAAGAACAGCGTTCTGCCACAGCTGACGGTAACATTGGCAGCACGACTTCACCGAGATATACCGTCCTACCGCGCTTAATTGCTTCGCGATCGAGAGCTTCATCTGGTAAAACGTAGTGACAAACATCGGTAATGTGAAAGCCTAATCGCGAGTGTCCCTGTGGAGTTTTCTCGAAAGTTAAGGCGTTTTCTATTACTTGGGAATCTTTTGTACCGCCAATAGTTAGGGTAAATAAATCACGATAATCCTGACGATTTTTTAAATCAGCTTTGAGTAACTTTTTCGGCAACTTAGCGGCTGCATCGCTAACTGACTCCGGGAAAGTACGGGAAAGGTCGTGCTTACAAGTTACCAAATCGATATCAGCAGCAGCTTCGGCATCGCTACCGAGAATTTGCACGACTCGACCGACAGGGGGATATTGCGCTAAAGGGTAACGCAAAACTTCGACATGGGCAAGATGGTCGATCGCTTCTTCCAATTTCATCCCACTAGCTAGCAGTTTAAGTTCAAACAGCAAGCGATCGTCCAGAGGAACGGCACGAAAACCGCTTTCTACTTGCTTAATTCGCGCTAGCAAAGTGTGATTCGAGCGTTCGAGAATTAGCTTCACCTCACCTTCAGGAGAACGGCGCCGACTACCTTCTTTGAGAACTCTAACTAAAACGCGATCGCCATTCCAAGCATTACTCAGATGACTTTCGCGAATATAAATATCCTCCGCACCTTCGGTATCCTGAATCGCGAAACAAAAGCCTTTACTAGAACAGCGCAGCTTTGCTTCGATGATTCCCTCTTCTGTCACTTTCCGATATTTGCCGCGTTCTTTTACCAAAAGCCCGACTTTTTCCAGAATTTCTAAAGCAATTTGAAGTTTTTGTAAACTATCTTCATCTTCACAACCAAGTTTTTTTTCCAAAACTTTCCGAGCTACCAACTTATCATCGGTAAAATTGGCAAGTAATGTAGCGATTGAAAATTCCATGCAGTGAACCGACCTTTGGTCAAAACATCATTATTAGAAGGCACTTTC
Above is a genomic segment from Tolypothrix sp. NIES-4075 containing:
- the argB gene encoding acetylglutamate kinase, encoding MIVNDIEYIRQAAATRVQVLSEALPYIQQFAGRTVVVKYGGAAMKDSTLKDKVIRDVVFLSCVGLRPILVHGGGPEINSWLDKLGIEAQFKNGLRVTDAPTMDVVEMVLVGRVNKEIVALINQAGGLAVGLCGKDGNLIKARPQGQEGIGFVGEVCGVNIKILETLVSSGYIPVVSSVAADETGQAYNINADTVAGEIAAALGAEKLILLTDTRGILKDYKDPSSLIPKVDIQEARELIATNVVSGGMIPKVNCCVRSLAQGVRAAHIIDGRIPHALLLEIFTDIGIGTMLIGSQFTS
- a CDS encoding ribonuclease R family protein; the encoded protein is MEFSIATLLANFTDDKLVARKVLEKKLGCEDEDSLQKLQIALEILEKVGLLVKERGKYRKVTEEGIIEAKLRCSSKGFCFAIQDTEGAEDIYIRESHLSNAWNGDRVLVRVLKEGSRRRSPEGEVKLILERSNHTLLARIKQVESGFRAVPLDDRLLFELKLLASGMKLEEAIDHLAHVEVLRYPLAQYPPVGRVVQILGSDAEAAADIDLVTCKHDLSRTFPESVSDAAAKLPKKLLKADLKNRQDYRDLFTLTIGGTKDSQVIENALTFEKTPQGHSRLGFHITDVCHYVLPDEALDREAIKRGRTVYLGEVVLPMLPSAVAERCSLIVGSDRLSISFLITFDSQSQEVLDWEIQKGIIKVDEHISEQQALSILTGKISKSTRGKNKDSEEVVQMLQELQALQNAVKQVRLNRGSLQLNLPPNQNPYNDEGILGCAAVNDLPVRSLLTEFVLLVNQLMANHLNALGIPAIWRVQGAPDSEDVQEMLKLAINLGVELSLEAEVDIQPLDYQQLTRAFAESSSEQVLTYLLQDTLKPASYSTTIGSHFGLALSEYTHCTAPLRRYPDLLMQRVYYSLLEHGRDRRNTRVKERVNLCHSASHSEINWNVLPPELQQELQSELTRVIVQINDREKEVQEAEADLAGLQRASLMKQRIGEVFSGVITGVQSYGFFVEIEVPAVEDKESGNVRVPLRVEGLVHVSSLKDDWYEYRARQQALFGRKNRASYRLGDRVAVQVKSVDYYRQQIDLVTVGSDGIASGRGMNGSNGEVSNIYLSNEMEPQDLEPYGDDE
- a CDS encoding flavin prenyltransferase UbiX codes for the protein MSNKQQPIILGISGASGLIYAVRAIKFLLEADYEIELVASKSSYMVWQSEQNIRMPVEPVQQEQFWRQQAKVEAAGKLHCHPWGDVGANIASGSFRTLGMIVIPCSMSTVAKLAAGLSSDLLERAADVQLKEGRKLIIVPRETPFSLIHLRNLTGLAEVGARIVPAIPAWYHNPQTIEDLVDFVVARALDQLDIDCIPLQRWQGRK
- a CDS encoding NB-ARC domain-containing protein, coding for MAANLNKIEEDFVEAKNNWELEKLYVDLASAKGKALTPVEKKFLRGLLCGFSPAEIANAVYKSRSSSTVRVYLSNGLYKYIEDMLSNQEGSSIKVKNWSRVTQLLEKAGYKKGWFQIDVTSNQIITTENKEADFDTMKTAQRQDWGEAIDVSKFYGRTSELASLSEWIVQERCRLVVLLGMGGIGKTALSVKLAEAIKENFEFVIWRSLSLAPPLEVILNQLISLLSPKAQTQRQESVESNISQLIECLRSSRCLIVLDGVDSILSNGNDTDLRIEYPLSVPASNPDVKNPSGYVTKQIRYLKGYENYGELIRRLGDSQHESCLVLTSREKPQEIAALQGKKLPVRSWKLTGLSNADSWEILKEKGFTDSDESECRILIEWYAGNPLFIKLVATTIQELFAGNIYEFLEQGTVVFGDIRAILDEQFYRLSNLEKQIMHWLALNRNLVSVRKLQKEIIPRVSQRLILEAIELLQRRSLIERSASSFAQTPVLMEYIAERLIEENFKNQDKSSYSLMSQTIFEAQLKNHIREIRLNAEM
- a CDS encoding shikimate kinase, with the translated sequence MSILKGVNLYLIGMMGAGKTTVGRELAKQLSYGFVDADNVIEQSTGRSINQLFALEGEAGFRQIESDVLAQICAFTKLVISTGGGVILQQKNWSYLRHGLIVWLDVPVELLYTRLAEDTTRPLLQDVDLKQKLRSLFEQRQPLYNQADLRISVSEEETPTKVARKVLEAIPTVLK